The sequence CTAATTTAGAGGTCACGGACCATCGAAACTTAAAATCAAAAGGATTGGAAAGTTTGGTTCTAATTTGGAATAAGACGGGAAATCCAAGTCCACCCAGAACAATCAGAAACATAATCACTGATAAAAATCCTTCGGATCTTTGGAAGGCTTCTGTAGCGAGTCCATTTGGTAACAAACTAAAACCTGCATTACAAAAAGCAGAAATGGAATGAAAGATGGAATAATAAATTTTTTCAGAGAGGGCGATCGGAAAGTTCTCTGGAAAACTATAAAATAATAAGATCGCTCCAATAGATTCAATGACAAGGGTTTGAATCGTGATTTGTTTTAAAATTTCTTTGGCCCGGCCCATCGTTTCTTCAGAAAGAAGGTCTTTGATCATCATCGTATCACTGACAGAAACTTTTCCGGCAAGGAAGATGGAAAAAAAACTGGTTAAGGTCATAAGTCCTAGCCCACCTACTTGGATGAGCAGCAATACAATCAATTGTCCAGTCAAAGTAAAACTAGAACTAATATCGACAGTCGAAAGTCCTGTCACACAAGTGGCGCTGATCGTTGTGAATAGAATATCAATAGAAGGAACACTTCCATTTGTCGATTTTGGAAAATGTAAAAAACAAACTCCGAGTAAAATGATAAATGCAAAAGAAGATACAAATACGATGGAAGGATTTAATTTTCGGGATTCATGGTTTCTGGAGAGCCGATAGAAATGGGCTAAATTGGAAAACAAAAACAAAATTTGGTTGGCTGATAAAAAGATAAGTGTAGTATCATCCCCGGAAATATGATAGGACTTCAAAATTGAAACTATATTTTTTTCATATATAAATTCTAGTCCTAACATCAGTAAAATGATGAGTTCTATTTTGTGAATGGAAACATATTCTTTCCAACGTTTGTTTGTAAAAATTAAATGAACAGATTCATAGAAAATAAAAAAGGATACTAAAGTTCGAATCGATAGAGTCACATACGCTTTCCAACTTTCTGGATAATAAAATCCAAAATCTAAAATTAAAATGGTAACTGACAAAAATCCAAAAAGAATATAGAAAGTTCTTCCCATCCAACGGAAGTGTTCTATATAAAACTTTCGAATTTCGAATCTTTGGATTTGTAAATAAATAAAAAATCGTGTTAGAAAAACGAAGTATCGTTTGAGTTTCAAGGGAAAACGTCAGCCACTTGTTTTTTCTTTTCTCGGTGTTCTTCCAATCTTTGTCTATCTGCATAAACATTTGCTCCAGAAAGACCAGTGGAGCCACCAATCATAATGATACTTCCAGCAATCGTTTTTTCAACGGCAAATACGGAAGCCACTGCTGCAGATGCTCCTAAAGCAAACGGGAAGGTTAAAAAGAAAATGATATAAGCCCTTCGAAATTTTGTTTCTTCGTAGACGGCATCTTCATCAAATTCTTCTTTTTGTTTTTTCTTTAATTCTTGTTTGACTCTACTTTTTTGTAATTGGTTTTGTAGGGCTTGTTCGTTGATTTCCCCGGTGAGTGGGTTGATTGGTAAATTTTGAGAACCAGTTAAATTATAAGGATTTGCTGCGGATTGGCTTGTGTTGGAAGTGGTTCTGGAATTCATTAAGGCACCAGCTCCCGGAATGGATTCAATCCCGCTGTATTGGGTTTTCACATTTTTAGGCGTTGCAAGAACTGGAGTTTCAAACTTGGGAGGAAGTGTCACATCCTGTAAAACATTGGATTCAGGATCGGATTTCGGAAGATTTCTTAGATCATAGTTATTTGTGTCATAAAAACCTTCTTTAGTTTGTCCAAAGAGAGGTCCCATTGCCAAAGAAAATACAATCATCGGCACAAATACTTGGGAAAAAATCCGCATACATTCCAGTTTACCTAATCTCTGTCAGGGTCAATCCAATTCACGCCCGGAAAGTTTGGTGGATCTGTAGGAAAAAGACTTTTCCCGGATGGTTTCCAATTCTTTTTCAGAAACTCCTGCCGTATGTGCATGTCCATATTCCTCAGGCATTGTGGTTCCAAATAAACCTGGGTCATCTGAACCGATAGCGAGTTTGATATCGTTTTGCAGAAACCTTGTGATAGGGTGATCAATATGCGATTCCAACATCCCAATGTATAAATTAGAAGAAGGGCAACATTCAATCACAGACTCTGTTTGTGCTACTTTAGACATAACAAAGTTTTGGAAAGTGTGGAGGTATTGGGACTGGGTCACATCAAAAGGGATTTTTAAAAGTTCGGAATCTGGTTTGGTTTTTAGTTCCCTTCGTTTGAGTTCGAGTTCTTCTTTTGGATAAAAAGGACCAAAACTTGTAATCTCTTCATAAGATTCCAATTCGCATTCAATTTGGTCCTTGGCCTCCGATACAAGTTCAGTCCTTTCATCTCCCAAAAAATAATCGGAATCAATTCCCAATGCCAATGCATGACCCAGTCTATGGGCACCATTCAAAGCGGATTCCAAAACCCAACGCGTTGCAGAGAAGGGAGTTTTATCTCTAAAACTTTCGCCCACATGGTATAGGATTGATAAGGCAGTGTTTGGTTCTGCTTGGTTATCTTTGATTACGGATTGAAAAAAAGATTTTTTATCTTTTGGTGGATGTCCTTCTTCAATATGACAGAAGTCAATACCCACAAGTCCATTGCGAATGACGGAATCTTTTTCCATCCAGTTCTTCATCCAATCATAATGCCTTTCAAAGTTGATATCTCTATGTAAAGACATCACAAGTTTTGATTGGATGGTTTTTCCTTCTTTTTTCGCAGAGTTTTCGCCTTTGGAAAGCCCTTCCAAACAAGCCATTAGTTTGCTATAAAAACTTTCTTTTGGTTCTTCTTTACCAAACATCAAACGATATTCGGCATAACTGATATCATCCAAACTATTAGATAATACTACATCATGAGTTACTTCTGTAATTTCTCTTTCATCAAACTTTACAAGTGCGATGATGAGATTGAACTTTGCTTGAAAATGTAAAAAAGGAGCCTTTTCCCGAAAGTGATAGAGTTTGGAAAAATTTTTTATGTCAGCATAATCTTCAAAAAAAGTCGAAGGTCGAATTTTTATCCCATATGCTTTTTCATAAGAATCTAAATAGAGATGCCATCTAGGTTCTGGGTTATTTTTACCAATTCGATACAAAGTTTCAGGGGGTAAACATCCATAAAGGTGGTTGTGTAGATCGCAATACATATAAGAATGACAAAACTATGCTTCACAAAATTAGACGCATCTTGAAGCCAACTCGATTGAATCAGAAAATTCTTGGATTAGCAATCCCAGTTTTTTTTGGAATGATCAGTTATACAGCCATTATGGTGGCAGACACTGCCATGGTAGGAAAATTAGGTGAGGTTCCGCTTGCCGCTGTGGGATTTGGTGGAATGGTTTATTTTTCCATCTTTGCCTTTCTTATGGGTGGATCTATGGCCGTTCAAATCATCGTAGCACGTCGATTTGGCGAAAAAAATGAAAGAGGAGTCGGAATTACCTTAGTTAATTCTGTTTATTTGTCCTTAATATTAGGATCTTTATTGTCTTATTTCGGATTCCATTACGCCCCACAATTTATGGGTTGGATTGGAGATGATCCGCAAGTCATTGAAGTGGCGGGAGTCTATCTCTCCTATCGATTTATAGGAACTGTTCTCTTTTTCGTTGGATTCGCCTTACGTGGATTTTTTGATGGAATTGGAATTGTACAAGTGGGGATGATTTCTTCCATTTTAGCTGCTGTCACAAATATCTTTTTTAATTGGTTACTGATTTTTGGAAACTGGGGTTTCCCAGCTTGGGGAGTGAAGGGTGCGGCCATTGCTTCTAGTTTATCTTCTATCCCATCTCTATTAGTTGTGGTGTTTTATTTTTTCCGCAAAGATGTAATCAAATTCTTTAAGTATCAAATCTTCACTCCAAGTTTTGAAATCATCAAAGAACTTTGTATGGTTGGATTTGCGCCTGCTGTAGAGGGAACACTCGTTAACTTTGCATTTTCTGGTTTTTATAAAATTGCAGGTATGATTAGTACAACCACTCTTGCTTCTGCGAGCGTTGTATTAACATGTCTTAGTTTATCTTTTATGCCTGGTTTTTCTTTTGGAATTGCAGCCACTACCATTCTTGGTCAATCAATGGGACAAGGAAAACTTCGATTGGCATATGAAGGAACCATGCGTTCAGCAACTTTTTCAGCGATTGTGATGGGTTCTATGGGACTCTTTTTTATTATTGGCGGACCTTGGCTTATTGGGCTTTTTACCGATGTACCTGCTGTTGCCAAAGAAGCATATCCTGCACTTTGTATTGTTGCCCTCATTCAAATAGGTGATGCCTATCATATGGTGATTGGTTCAGCACTTCGTAGTGCGGGGATGATGTACTATGTGATGTTTGTTTATCTCATCGTATCCTTCCTCATTATGTTGCCATTGGCATATTTATTCGGGATTGTCCTAGCATGGGGAACGATTGGAATCTGGTCTGCGTTTTTTATTTGGATTTTACTCATGGCAGTGCTTTTTGTCGGAAAATTTCGTAAGAAGGAGTGGGTGAACATACGAATTTAATAGAACGAGGGGAAAATGAAACGAACAGAATTAGAACGACAGGCCATCCAAAATTTTTTAAAGTCTGTGGATTTGTTCAAAAAACTTCCCCCCGCTGTTTTGTTAAGACTGGCAAACAATGTCCAAGAAAAATTAATCCGAAGCCACGAAGCTCTTTATTATAAAGGAGAGTCTTCGGAATCAATTTATATTGTTCGGTATGGAGAAATCCTACTCGAAAATGTTGCCGGCCAAAGTCATGTTTATGTGGGTTCAGGTCAAGTTTTGGCTGAGAACTCACTTATCTCCAGTTCCAACCATTCCACTTCTGCTATTGCCGTTATTGATTCCCTTGTTTATGTATTGAATGGAAAATTATTTTTGCAATTGGCTTCTCAAGAAAAGGTCTTCGCACAAAACATCATTCAAATGATGGGCTCTCGAATGCGAGAGAATTTAGATCGTTCCAATCATAAAGATACATTTTCCGGATTACGAAGGTTATGTGTTCATGTTCCTTTAGAACCAGAATATCATTTCAGCGAAAAAGTAAAATCCTTCCTAGACGAATACGGAGAAGTTACTAGAAAGTTATCATCGGCAATTCCTATTTCCACTTTCAAAGGAATGGACCCCACACAAATTTCCGAATACCTTACCAATCTTAGAAATAAAACTCCCTTACTTCATATTTATTTTGATGAATCCACATCGCGAATGGATTTACATTATCTTGTGGTGCAATCTGACTTCATTGTGTTTTGGGAAGATGAACCAGAAAAGTTTTATAAAGAAAAAGAAGAAATCATCAATTTTTGGAAAAATAGAATTAGAAACTTTGAAGGCCGTGCCATCCGAATGATGGAAAGCGGTGTTCGTAAAAGTTATCTTCCACAAGACCAATCACTCAAAACCTTTTATCAAAAAGATACTTTAGCAAGATATCTGGTCGCAAAAACGAGAGGTTTAGCGTTAGGTGGTGGTGGTGCTAGAGCTCTTGCTCATGTAGGTTTGTTAAAAGTTTTACATAGAGAAGGGATACATTTTGATTTTGTATCTGGTGCTTCGATGGGAGCTGTGATTGCGGCCTTGTATGCCAGAAAAAATTCACCTGAAGAAATTGAAGAGATGATTAAAAATTTCTTTGGTGGATTAGAAAGTGCCTTTGATCCAACGATACCGGTTGTTGCCTTTTTTAAGGGAAAACGAATGAAACGTATGTTAAAGAAAGGGTTTGGTGACCAACGTATTGAAGAATTGCCACTCCCTTTTGCTACTTCAGCTGTAGATTTACAAACGGGAAAAGAACATATTTTTGACCAAGGTCCAATTACGGAAGCTCTCACAAGCGCTATGAGTTTGCCCGGTGCCTTTCCCCCTTACAGACTCGGTGAAAAACTTTTAGTGGATGGGGGAATGATCAATAACGTTCCCGAAAATCTCATTCGTTCCAAAGGTGCGGATGTAGTGATGGGAATCAACGTATCTCCTTTGCAAGAAATTGTTCCGGGCAAACTCTTTGAAGACAGAAACACAACTGAAAAAGGATTCTTTCGTTATATTTGGGATACTTTAAAATACCCTCCTATCTTACAAATTATGACAAGAACCATCACTTTAGAAGGTAGAGAGATCACTCGCCTCAAACGACCTAAAATGGATCTGTTTGTGCACTTCCATTTGGAAGAATTTCAGTTATTTGATTTTGCTCGTTACCAAGAGATCATTGATAAAGGGGAACAAGAAGCAGAAGCAAACTTAGCAGAAATCAAACAATTGTTTTCCTAACAATCTTTTGATTCATAATCTAAATTATTCCCACCTAACGAAAACTAACTTGTGTCGATGGGTGGGATAACTGTTTTTAAGGTTCAGCCAATTTTACAAAGAAGATAGAATTTCTTTTTTTTTGGCTTCAAATTCTTCGGCGTTGATGAGGCCTTGGTCGAGTAAACCTTTGAGTTTGGCAATGCGAGCAGCTGGGTCATTGGCTGCAGGTGCCGCACCTTGGCCTCCGCCTTGGTTCATCATACTTCCCATCATTTGGCCCATATTCATTCCCATTCCCATCCCAGCACCCATCGCACCACCACCTTGGCCTTCGTTTTCTGCAGCGGCTTGCCCAATATCAAACATTTTCTTTTGTTGGTATTTGTCTCCAAGCATATCGATTTCGAATTTATCGGTAATGATTTTTTGGATTCGTTGGTAGTTGGGATCGTTTTGGTCAAAGTTCACCGAAGATACGTTAAACTCTGTTAAGTCGATTCCATATTTTTCAAATTCAGGAGCCAGTTTGACCCTTCCTGCGGTGGAACTTTCATCCCTATATTTATTGATCTCAACTACAGAAGTGTTGTTGTTTAAAATGACTTCAGAAATAAAATCACCAATCCCACGAACGATATTTGGTTTTAAAAATTCATCAATGGATTCGTTGGTAGTTCGATTTCCACCTTTCACCACATTGAGTAAAAAGGACCTCGAATCTTTGATTCGTAATTTATAATCTCCAAAGGCTCGAATGTTTAAAACAATTTTGTATTTTGGATCTTCCAAAGGGATTGGGGTATTGGTTCCCCATTTCATTGCAAAGATGGCTTTGTTTACATAATAAACTTCTGCTGTGAAAGGAGTTTTTCCACCAAACGGAAGATTGACGAGAGCTTCTAAAATAGGAATGTTTCCCGTTTTTAATGTATGAGTTCCTGGACCAAAAGTATCTAAAGCCTTTCCTTCTTTAAAAAAAATGGCTTCTTGGTTTTCATCCACCACCAGTTGCCCTGCAGTGCTGATTTCATCAGATGGATACTTCCAAACGATTTCATTGGGGCTGCCTTCAAATTTAATTCTATCGATTAGTGCCATTGTTTATTTCCTTATTCTCTTATTTTAAAAAGATTGAGTTTCTAGATTCAAATTGTGTTTCAAAGTTTAACAATAATTTGTTGATTGATTCAATTGCCGCTTCTGGATTAGTCACAAAAGCAGCGGGAAGGGTATCCAAAATTTCTTTTTGTATGTTCCCCACTTTTTCCAACATCGAAAAGTCATGGTTTAGTAATTTTTCCATTTCTTCCGCAGTGGCTTTGACCCCAGTACCGAGTCCATTCAGTCCATACCCAGCAGAACCTACTTTCATTATGATTCGATCCAGAAGCGTGGTTGCTGGATTTGTTTTTCCGATGTTTTGGATTTCTGCCTTCGCCACAAACCCTTCTTCTAGTTTACGAAAACTTTCTTTAAAAGAGGTTAGAATTCCTCCGAGTTCTTTTCGGATGAGAAGATCGGTTTTTTCATACTCTTGGTTGGCTAGAGCTTCTTCGAATAGTTTGATTTCCTTTAAAAACTTTCGGATGGGATCTTGTTCGTTCTTAAAACGTTCTAATGTAGATTTTAACCAAGTTTGGTCCATTTTATTCCTCTTTTACGTTCCCTTCTAACGTTTGTATGGTGTCACAAGTGATGTAATTAAAGATGACACTTTTTTCTGTTTGGTAGAGTGCTTTGGATGGAAGTGATTTCCATTTGGCCATATCAAATTCACAGTCATGTTTTTCCCCTTTGGTTTCACCAGTGGACTCTGTGAAATGAACTATATATTTTTCTTCTTTGGTTCCTAAACGTTCACAGCCAATATTAGTGCTTGTACATTCGCGGATTTGGGGAGAGGGCCAATAAGGTTCTTGTGTGGTTCCAAATCCTTTTGCCACTGCATTTCTCTCAAAGGCCCATTTATCGACGCGGTAACTACAATGGTCATCGTACACAGGTTCTTGTCTGTATTTGGTAGTACAACTTTCACTTTCGGAGAAAGTTCCATCTCCACGATCCGAACGAACTGTATGGCAATCTTCTCCATCAGGTATGCTGTTATAACTTCTGATCTCACGACTTCTGGACACACTGTACGCACCGATAGGCATGGAGTCACACCATTCAGATTCGGAAACTGGTTTGAACTGATCGATGGCTATTGTGCGAGACCATTCTTGGTGAGTGATTTGTAATTCTACTTTTTCTGTCCATAACACACCGAGGCAAACAAATCCAATCCCACCAAAAACAATGGTTCCGAGTAGCCACAAAACCCATTTGGGAGTTTTTGGATGTGGTTTGACCCAATCGGAATTGGGGAAGTCTAAATCTTCTTTTGCTTTTTGTACAAGTCTTCCGTGAGTCCATCCTGGTCGGATCTGAGTTTTACATTTTGAGCTCCATCTAGGGAACCACCACAGTTTCCGCAAAACGTGGCTTTGGCTCCGTTGGCTGTTTGACAAAAAGGACAAACCTTGTCTGCTCCGTAATAGACATGATCTTGGACAGCGACTTTGTCTGCTTCGCTCGGAAAGTATCTTCGATTGGGATCTTGTGTGGCTCCACAATTGGGACAATGCCTATGTGTTTTACCTAACAATTTTTTAGTTCCGCAATATTCGCAGTCCCAAAGCATTTCATAGATTCTTTCTTCTGCCATCGCAACAAAGGTTTATCTGCAAAAAATTGACTTTTGCAAGAAAAATATTTCCAATTCGTAAAATCCCACATAGAATCTTACCAACATGCGTTTGGTACTAAATCTAGTTCTTAAGTTTCGTTATTTCTTTTTCTCTTTTGTCGTTCTGATTTTCTCTCTTGGTTACCTTCATTCTCGATCAAAACAGAATGCAGTTCATCCACTTGATAGTTTGTATTTGAAATTATCACCTAATGTAGTTAAGACGGAAAAGAAAATTGCACTTCGAAGGTTATCTCTTCATTTGCGAGGTGTGATTCCCAGTGTCAACGAATGGAAAGAATTAGAAGCTCTACCTGCCGACCAAAGTTTAGAATCTTTTGCAGTAAGTTTTTTAAAACAACCTGAGTTTGCCGAATACTGGGGAACCAAGTTCACCTCTATGTTACGGGACAAATCCAAAGGTCGTAAAATTCCAACAGGCTCGTTTTTCGAATACGTTGCCAGTTCCCTTCATAAAAACAAACCCTATGACCAATTGGTGCAAGAAATGTTAACCTCTACTGGCAACGTAAAAGAATCGCCAGCAACCATGTTTTATATTCGTGATGGAGCCGATCCTTTACAAACAGCCGAGTATGTTGGAAGGTTATTTTATGCAAAACGAGTGGCTTGTGCCAGATGCCATGACCATCCTTATATTTCGGATTTTACAAGAAGAGATTATTATGCACTCGCAGCCTTTTTTAGCCAACAGTTCTTTCGAGATGGATCTTGGGAAGCAGATCGTTATGGAAAAACTTTGAGTTATGTTCCGAGAGAATTAGAAGTTCATCTTCCAATGGAAGAACAAAAAAATCTTCAAGATAAAAACAATGAATGGAATAGAGACAATTGGAGCAAATGGACCGACGAACAACGAAAAGACTACCAAAAGAAACATGAGGTGGAATACGCAACTCTATATTACCAACCCAAACTTGGACTTCGTTTTCCTCATACTGACGATGCCCCTGGAGGTGATTTAGTAAGGCCAAAGTATTTAGATGGGAAAGAAGCAAAATTATTACCTGGAGAGGATCGTAGAAAAGCCTTTGCTACTTGGTTAACAAATAAATCCAATGATCGGTTTCGGAAAGTGATCATCAATCGAGTTTGGACAGAACTTATGGGTTGGAGTTTTTTCACTCCACTTGATGATTGGAATGAAGATACTGTGGTGACTGGAGATGAGATTCTAAATCATCTCGATTCTTATTTTTTGACAAACAACTTAAAACTAAAAGAGCTCATTTTATACATTGTGACTTCCAATGCTTACAATCGTTCACTGACAAACAATCCAAACGACCAAGATCCTATTCGTTATTTTTCTCCCAATCGATTGGACAGTGATCAACTTCTCAACTCTCTCATTCGAGTCTCTGATTCCCAAAAAATCGGTAACATTCGAGAAAGGAATTTATCTTGGATCTCTGGCTTTATGGATAAAAAACCTTATGATTTGACTGGAATAGGTAGTATCCGAATTCCTCAGGAAAACCCAAAAGAATTTTCCAACTCAGCTGAGGTAGAGAGACCAGCGCCTTATCATACGATGTTATCTGTATTTGGGTCTGGACCAAGAGTGGATATTTCTGATGATATCTCAGAACTTACCATTGAACAAATGTTAACTCTAATGAATGGTCGTGTGGTGGGAAAATTGGTTTGGGATTTTGGTAACAAAGAGTCTTTGGTGAAACAAGAGTTTGACCAATTAAAATCAATGAATTTGGTTATTTCCAATCTTTACTTTCGACTTTTAGGTAGAGAGCCAAGTTTAGGGGAAAAAGAAAAAATAAAAACACTTTTGATAAAACCAGATACTGTTTTTGACAAAGACTTACTCCAAGACATTCTCTGGGCTCTGATCAATAGCCAAGAGTTTCAACACATCAATTAGGGAATCATCATGGATCGCAAAGAATTTTTAAAAAAATCAATTCTCAGTTTGGGACTCAGTCCCTTTTTGTTTTCTACAAATCCCTTTGGAAGTCTACATGCCGAAGAAGAAGAGGAATCCATTACCCTTCCTTCTAAAGTAAAGTCCGTCATCTTTATTGAAATGATGGGAGGGATGAGCCATGTCGATACATTAGATCCCAAACCAAACAGTGCGTTTGGAAAAGTAAATTCCAGCATTTCTGGACTTTCTGTATTGGAACCATTTTCTCTTACCGCAAAACAATTACATTCGATTGGAATTGTTAGGTCTACATGGAGTGAAGAAGGGGATCATGGATTCGCACAAATGTTACTGGGTACGGGATACCGAATGACAGAAGCGATGGGCTTTCCTGACATTCCTCATTTTGGTGCCGTGATTGCTTATGCTAAAAAATCGAAAGTCAAATCTTCGTATTTTCCAAGTTATGTGACTATTGGGGGTCGTGGTAGTAAAAATGGGAACTCTGGATTTTTAGGAATCGATTATTCTGGTTATCATGTTGGAAATGTGGATGAACCCATCCAACATCTAAACCCATCCTATGGAAAATTTTCTGATGATCGGATCCTTCGAAGAAAGGACTTGGTTTCCTTTATGAATGAAGAGTTTTCTAAAACCTATCCCACAAAAGAATCCAAACATTGGAAAAATATGCTCGTGGCGGCCGAAGAGTTTCGGAATTCCAAAAACATAGATAGTTTTCGAATCAGTTTGGAAGATGAAAAAACTCGTGCTCGTTACGGAACCACTTGGCAAGGCAAAGCTATGTTACTGGCGAAACGCCTTGCAGCACAAGAAGTTCCTTTCATTCATATCTCGATTGGAGGATGGGACACACATACAGGCAACAAAGCACAAGTCACAAAAATAATGAAAGAAACCGATATGGGCATTGCTTCTCTACTCGAAGACTTATATAATACAGGGCTCATGAAACAAACGTTATTTGTTCTTACCAGTGAATTCGGTAGAACCCCAGATGTAGGATCAAGAGACGGTCGTGACCATCATCCTAAAGTTTGGTCAACCTTACTTGGAGGTGGACCCTTTGCCAAAGGATTCGTGTTAGGCGAAACAGATGAAACAGGATCCAAACCTGTGAATCCAAAGGAGGCCCTTCATGTAAGAGATCTCATCGCCACCATTTACCAAGCGGCTGGAGTCAATCCCGATGCCTCACTCACCAATTCCTTTGGCCGTCCTTTTCTTTTAACAACGAAGAAAGCGAAAGTATATGAAGGTTTGTTTTAGTTTGATTTAGCCTGGTTAGGAGTTTTTCGAGTCGAAATAGAGGAGAATGAGACAGAAAGAAGCAAATCGGTGCTACTTTTTGAGAATATTTACCTTTCTAGGTTCATTTTTCCTTTTCTTACGAAAGAAATTTAAAATACTGATCCCTGATCTATGAAAAAAGCACTCATTACCGGAATCACAGGCCAAGACGGTTCCTATCTGGCAGAACTCCTCCTCCAAAAAGGATACGAAGTCCACGGGATCGTTCGTAGAACGAGCCTTTTCAATCGCAATCGCATTGAACATCTGCACGGAAACCCAAACCTCCGCCTCCATTATGGAGACATGACGGATTCCTCGAACCTAAACCGAATCTTAGAAAAAATCCAACCATCGGAAATCTATAACTTAGCAGCTCAGTCCCATGTTCAGGTTTCTTTCGAAGTTCCAGAATACACTGCGGAAGTGGATGCGGTCGGAACCTTACGGATTTTAGATGCCATCAAACAAACAGGGATCAATACCCGTTTTTACCAAGCTTCAACTTCCGAACTTTACGGACTTGTCCAAGAAGTACCACAAACAGAAAAAACGCCGTTTTACCCACGATCCCCTTATGCAGTTGCAAAACTTTATGCTTATTGGGCAGTCGTTAACTACCGTGAAGCATACAATTTACATGCTTCTAACGGAATTTTATTTAACCATGAATCTCCCCGTCGTGGTGAAGCTTTTGTCACAAGAAAAGTAACCATTGGTGTTTCTGAAGTGAAAGCTGGAAAACTCCCACACATCACAATGGGAAATATTGATTCCAAACGCGACTGGGGATATGCTCCAGACTACGTAGAAATGATGTGGATGATGTTGCAAAAAGACACTCCAGATGACTATGTTGTGGCGACAAATGAAACACATACAGTTCGTGAA comes from Leptospira harrisiae and encodes:
- a CDS encoding DUF1553 domain-containing protein; this translates as MRLVLNLVLKFRYFFFSFVVLIFSLGYLHSRSKQNAVHPLDSLYLKLSPNVVKTEKKIALRRLSLHLRGVIPSVNEWKELEALPADQSLESFAVSFLKQPEFAEYWGTKFTSMLRDKSKGRKIPTGSFFEYVASSLHKNKPYDQLVQEMLTSTGNVKESPATMFYIRDGADPLQTAEYVGRLFYAKRVACARCHDHPYISDFTRRDYYALAAFFSQQFFRDGSWEADRYGKTLSYVPRELEVHLPMEEQKNLQDKNNEWNRDNWSKWTDEQRKDYQKKHEVEYATLYYQPKLGLRFPHTDDAPGGDLVRPKYLDGKEAKLLPGEDRRKAFATWLTNKSNDRFRKVIINRVWTELMGWSFFTPLDDWNEDTVVTGDEILNHLDSYFLTNNLKLKELILYIVTSNAYNRSLTNNPNDQDPIRYFSPNRLDSDQLLNSLIRVSDSQKIGNIRERNLSWISGFMDKKPYDLTGIGSIRIPQENPKEFSNSAEVERPAPYHTMLSVFGSGPRVDISDDISELTIEQMLTLMNGRVVGKLVWDFGNKESLVKQEFDQLKSMNLVISNLYFRLLGREPSLGEKEKIKTLLIKPDTVFDKDLLQDILWALINSQEFQHIN
- a CDS encoding DUF1501 domain-containing protein, which translates into the protein MDRKEFLKKSILSLGLSPFLFSTNPFGSLHAEEEEESITLPSKVKSVIFIEMMGGMSHVDTLDPKPNSAFGKVNSSISGLSVLEPFSLTAKQLHSIGIVRSTWSEEGDHGFAQMLLGTGYRMTEAMGFPDIPHFGAVIAYAKKSKVKSSYFPSYVTIGGRGSKNGNSGFLGIDYSGYHVGNVDEPIQHLNPSYGKFSDDRILRRKDLVSFMNEEFSKTYPTKESKHWKNMLVAAEEFRNSKNIDSFRISLEDEKTRARYGTTWQGKAMLLAKRLAAQEVPFIHISIGGWDTHTGNKAQVTKIMKETDMGIASLLEDLYNTGLMKQTLFVLTSEFGRTPDVGSRDGRDHHPKVWSTLLGGGPFAKGFVLGETDETGSKPVNPKEALHVRDLIATIYQAAGVNPDASLTNSFGRPFLLTTKKAKVYEGLF
- the gmd gene encoding GDP-mannose 4,6-dehydratase, producing MKKALITGITGQDGSYLAELLLQKGYEVHGIVRRTSLFNRNRIEHLHGNPNLRLHYGDMTDSSNLNRILEKIQPSEIYNLAAQSHVQVSFEVPEYTAEVDAVGTLRILDAIKQTGINTRFYQASTSELYGLVQEVPQTEKTPFYPRSPYAVAKLYAYWAVVNYREAYNLHASNGILFNHESPRRGEAFVTRKVTIGVSEVKAGKLPHITMGNIDSKRDWGYAPDYVEMMWMMLQKDTPDDYVVATNETHTVREFIEEAYKIAGFEVVWEGKAEKEVGKDKKTGQVLVKIDPKYYRPTEVELLIGNPEKAKLQLGWEPKVKFKELVRIMMEADLATQGLKPVN